The Nonlabens spongiae genome contains a region encoding:
- a CDS encoding GIY-YIG nuclease family protein: MEQRLAKHLQSKNGFTSSVKDMKIVYFESCKIRSEAMDREQQIKKWKSRVKIQELIKNERKRASRLHRDGQGFVPIVLWLSQALQI; this comes from the coding sequence ATTGAGCAACGGCTCGCCAAACATCTACAGAGTAAAAACGGATTTACTTCAAGTGTCAAGGATATGAAAATCGTCTATTTTGAATCTTGCAAAATCAGATCAGAAGCCATGGATCGAGAACAACAGATTAAGAAATGGAAAAGCAGGGTCAAAATTCAAGAATTGATCAAAAATGAAAGAAAAAGAGCATCCCGATTGCATCGGGATGGTCAGGGGTTCGTCCCGATAGTTTTATGGCTATCACAAGCACTTCAGATTTAA